A stretch of the Tardiphaga sp. 709 genome encodes the following:
- a CDS encoding GFA family protein has product MSRTASCSCGQLSIVLEGEPKGVGICHCFACQRRTGSVFAALAGFGPSYNVSGIATEYVRTGDQGARFRFRFCPVCGTNLFHTEEGYEARSVAVAVGCFADPDFPPPEISVYHCRRHAWVSLPFGVNIHDKDPA; this is encoded by the coding sequence ATGTCGAGAACTGCTTCCTGTTCGTGCGGTCAGCTGTCCATCGTGCTCGAAGGCGAGCCGAAGGGCGTCGGTATATGCCACTGTTTCGCCTGCCAGCGCCGGACCGGCAGCGTCTTCGCGGCGCTCGCGGGCTTCGGGCCAAGTTACAATGTGAGCGGTATCGCGACCGAGTATGTCCGCACAGGGGATCAGGGGGCGCGCTTCCGATTCCGGTTCTGCCCCGTCTGCGGCACCAATCTCTTCCACACCGAAGAAGGATATGAAGCGCGTTCCGTAGCCGTGGCGGTCGGCTGCTTTGCCGATCCGGATTTTCCGCCTCCGGAGATCTCCGTCTATCATTGCCGCCGGCATGCCTGGGTGTCCTTGCCGTTCGGCGTCAACATTCACGACAAGGATCCCGCATGA
- a CDS encoding MBL fold metallo-hydrolase has translation MTNFSRRALIGGLGVGIVGSGFLPGIAAAKNAAAPAKGVTPLAQIQIGRFTVTALTDGYADMPYTYFPGRTAEQVEQAAKAQFTARPSGVRFVFNQYLIEDDQRRILIDTGPAGSIGQTGALPKALAAFGISRDQIDAVIVTHMHQDHMGGLIVGGKKNFPKAELYVDRRDVVHWTDPAKQAGAPDYLQPSFKMANEVVRLYPKLQKIDGEREIVRGISIVDLTGHTPGHIGVRIADAGQSLIMVSDMVFPVIHPSATDVGFLFEQDRPAAQAMRDKFFARAASEGALIAATHMPFPGLGRIVSDRGQLRWQVADWALQT, from the coding sequence ATGACCAATTTCTCTCGTCGCGCGCTCATAGGCGGACTCGGTGTCGGCATCGTGGGCAGTGGCTTTCTCCCCGGGATTGCCGCAGCCAAAAACGCAGCGGCTCCGGCAAAGGGTGTGACGCCTTTGGCGCAGATCCAGATCGGCCGCTTCACCGTGACCGCGCTGACCGACGGCTATGCCGACATGCCTTACACCTATTTCCCCGGTCGCACGGCCGAACAGGTGGAACAGGCTGCAAAGGCCCAGTTCACGGCGCGGCCGAGCGGCGTGCGTTTCGTGTTCAATCAGTATCTGATCGAGGACGACCAGCGCCGGATTCTGATCGATACCGGGCCGGCAGGCTCCATCGGCCAGACAGGTGCACTCCCGAAGGCGCTCGCCGCATTCGGCATCAGCCGCGATCAAATCGATGCGGTGATCGTGACGCATATGCATCAGGACCACATGGGTGGCCTGATCGTTGGCGGGAAGAAGAATTTTCCCAAGGCCGAGCTCTATGTCGACCGTCGCGACGTCGTGCATTGGACCGATCCGGCAAAGCAAGCCGGTGCGCCCGACTATCTGCAGCCCAGCTTCAAAATGGCGAACGAAGTCGTGCGTCTGTATCCCAAGCTGCAGAAGATCGATGGCGAGCGCGAGATCGTGCGCGGCATTTCCATCGTGGATCTGACGGGTCATACGCCAGGCCATATCGGCGTGCGGATCGCCGATGCCGGTCAGAGCCTCATCATGGTATCCGACATGGTCTTCCCCGTGATCCATCCGAGCGCGACCGATGTGGGGTTCCTGTTTGAACAGGACCGCCCGGCGGCACAGGCGATGCGCGACAAGTTCTTTGCGCGCGCAGCTTCCGAAGGCGCGCTGATCGCGGCGACGCATATGCCCTTCCCCGGCCTCGGTCGCATCGTCTCGGATCGCGGACAATTGCGCTGGCAGGTGGCGGACTGGGCCTTGCAGACCTGA